The region ACTCAGCGTCGTATCACACCTTCTCTTGATGCGCAGCTTAATGGCATAGGTGGACGTTCTTCTCGCAATTTGCAAGGCACGCCACGCGCAAATATGGACGCTATCTGCATCTTAATTGATCGTCAGAGTGGACGTTCGTATCGTGTTGAGGCTCCTCGCGCTATCATTGGTCGTGAGCGTTCTCAAGCAGACATTGTTCTGCGTGATCCCAACGTTTCAAGACGTCATGCTGAAATGACCTACGACGGTCACGATTGGCACATTGCTGATTTGCACTCCACCAACGGAACGCTAGTCAACGATATCGACGTAGATGAGGTTATTCTGCGCGATGGAGACCTTATTACCATTGGTCTTATGGACCTTCAGTTCCGGGAGAACTAATGATTGACTTGATTCTCTTTGCAGGACGCGTTCTGCTTGTTGTCCTGCTTTACATCTTCTTATTCTCAGTCATGCGCACAGGTATTGGTCTTGTCCGTGGACAACGCAAAGACGGAGCTATTTGGTCCGTTGATGTCGAGAAGGGCGTCAAGTCCTTACGCGGCCTTCATGTTGACATCTTAGGTCCCGTTGTCATTGGACGCTCTCCTTCTTCTGACATCGTGATTGACGAACCTTACGTTTCTGCTTCACACGCTCGCTTTACAATCCAGGGCCCTGCTCTGGTGCTTGAAGACCTTGGATCCACAAATGGAACCATGGTTAATGGTCACATCATCGAACAACCTGTTACCCTTCGTGATACAGATGAAGTTCAGGTCGGCGATGTGATTATGCGTGTTGGACGTCGATAAGAGGCTCATGGTTTCTTCTGATACAACACATATTTCTGATACACCTACTCAAGAGCCCGTTAGTGCTCCTGGTCGTTGTGAGTTGCCACTTGATGGTCGAGGCGATACAGAAGCAGTTTCAGGCTCTAACACCTTTATTTCTTGGGGTGCCCGCTCTGACGTAGGATTAGTCCGCGATCACAACGAAGACTCATTCCTCCTGCGTACTCCTCTCTTTGCCATCTGTGACGGTATGGGAGGACACGCTGCTGGTGAAGTGGCAAGCTCAATTGCCGTTAAAGTTATCGCTGAACAGGCTCCAAGTACTGCAGACGACGTACGTCTTGGTGCTGCAATTGAGGCCGCTAACCAGGAAGTTATTGACGCTCCTGCAAAGGGTGTTGGCAAACCTGGAATGGGTTCCACTGCTTCTGCTGTTCTCATTGAAGGCAATCAGATGGCTGTTGCCCATGTTGGTGACTCCCGTATTTATCTACTCCATCACGGAACTTTGGTCCGCATTACTCACGATCACAGCTACGTTGAGGAGCTCATTGATTCTGGACAAATTACTGCTGATGAGGCTCGCACACACCCTTCTCGCTCAGTAGTTACACGAGCCCTTGGTTCTGATCCAGACATGTATGCAGATCATTTCTCACTCGAAGTATCTGATGGTGACCGCATCATTTTGTGCTCCGATGGTCTTTCTGGCATGGTTCCTGATGACGAGATTGAATCTATTGCCGTCTCTAACGTTACACCACAAAAGGCTGCCGATAACCTTGTTTCTGCAGCTCTTACCTATGGTGGATCAGACAACATCACTGTTATTGTCATCGATGTCTTAGACGACGGTATAGCCGATCAAACAAGGCGACATCTTACCCGTGGCGTCATTGCAACGTTTATCTCGTTCCTTGCGCTCTTTGCAGCCACTATTGCTGTGTTCTTCCTATTTGTAAGCAGCGAGTGGTATTTGGGAATCAACGGAACTACCGTTGGTGTATATCGAGGTATTCCTACAACAATTGCTGGCATAAATATGTCTTCGCTTGTTGAAACTACGTCAATCGAAATAAAAGATTTGCCTGACGCAGTTCAAGACTCACTTGCCGACGGAATCCGTGTTAAAGACGAGGATGAAGCACACAGCACCGTCGAGGATTACCGCAAGCAAATTGACGATGCCAACAATCGAGCAGTTAAAAAGAAAGAAGATGCTCAATCTAGCGGAACACCAACAACAGAAACAACAACTTCAACAACAAATTCGGGAGGTGAGTAGGAATGGAAAAAGCGGGTGGATTAAGACGTAATACGGAACTCTTCTTACTGTTTGTCGGAGCGATTCCAGTATTTCTACTGTACGCCATGTATATGATTACTGCTCGTTCAACGCTAAGCGTTGAGACTATGGCTGTTCCTATTGGCCTCTTCGCAGCATTTACCGTAGCTCACATCGCTATTAGATTCCTTGCTCCCGCAGCTGACCCCGCCATTCTCCCTATTGTGTTTGTGCTTTCGGGAATTGGTATCACCATGGTCACTAGACTTTCTCCAAATCTCGCTGTCAACCAGACTATTTGGCTTTTTATCTCTGTTGTTGTCATGATTGTGGTGCTAGCGATCATTAGAAACCTTGACGCGTTAGCGGACTACAAATACTCCATTGGTATTCTCGGTGTCATATTGCTTCTTTTGCCAATTGTTATTGGTCAGGACCGCTACGGCTCAAGGCTTTGGATTTCGTTTGGTCCCTTTACTTTCCAGCCTGGCGAGATTGCAAAGATTGCTATTACGCTCTTTCTAGCGTTTTACCTTGCGCTTAATCGAGAAGCTCTGTCGGTCTCCATGCGCTCTGTGGGACCATTCCGAATTCCTCGCTTCAAAATGCTACTGCCCTTATTTGTCATGTGGGGCATCAGCCTGATTGTTGTCATTTTCGAACGCGACCTTGGTAGCGCACTTCTTTTCTTCGTTTTCTTTGTCATTATGCTTTATGTTGCAACAGGTCGCGCTAGCTACGTTTTTGTCAGCGTTGCACTCTTGGCCATCGGTGGCGTGATACTTTACCACTTCTTTAGCCATGTTCAGACTCGTGTCAACATTTGGCTTGACCCCTTCAAAGATCCCTCTGGAGATGGCTTCCAGATTGTTCAGTCTCTCTATTCCATCGCAGATGGAGGACTTGCTGGTACAGGAATTGATAAGGGAATGCCTACACTCATTCCTGTTGTTGAGTCTGACTTTATTTTCTCTGCCATTGCTGAAGAAATGGGTCTTTTTGGTGGAGCAGCAATTATTACCCTGTTCCTGCTCCTTACAGTGCGTGGTCTTGCAACAGCCGCTCGTGCAAAGTCTGATTCATCTGCCTTTGCCGCAGCTGGCCTTACCAGTGTTTTGGCATTCCAGACCTTCCTTATTATTGCAGGCGTCACTAAGCTCATGCCTCTTACTGGCGTCACTCTACCCTTTATGAGCCAGGGCGGCAGTTCTCTGCTTTCCAGCTTTATCATTGTTGCCTTACTGCTCAGAGCAGGTGACGAGGGAACTGGTCGCGAGACAGAGCTTGAGCCAAGCAAAAAAGTACTTGATTCCCAGAGACTTGAAATTTCTTCTGGTGGAGCTCACGCCTCTTCCGTTCTGCACGGTAGTCACATCCGCGGAGGCTTTGATCTACAGTCTGAGGAGTCAGGTGTTCTAGGACGCGTTGCTCTCGGAAAGCGTCTAACCAATTTGGTTACCGTATTTACCCTCTTCTTCACCGTTCTTCTCGGCAATCTAACCTTCCTAATGGTAATTGACGCCCCTAGGCTTCAAGCACTTCCTACCAACAACCACACTATTGCTAAGAGCGCTTACGTTCAGCGCGGTGCCATCATAACCTCTGACGGCGTCACGCTGGCAGAAAGCGTCAAACAAGACGACGGTACCTACGTGCGCAACTATCCGCACGACGGTATGGCTTCTCACACGGTTGGCTACATCTCTACTCAGTACGGAACTGCGGGTATTGAGTCCTCCATGAACGAAACACTCACTGGCCATGCAGATCATTCCGATTGGAGAAGCGCTCTGTACTCGATGGCCGGTATTAACACCACTGGTTCAAGTGTTGTTCTGACCATCAATTCCCAAATGCAGGCCGTAGCAGAAGCTGCACTCCAAGGTTATTCTGGCTCTATTGTTGTTATGGATCCATCTACCGGAGCTGTACTTGCAAAGGCTTCAAGTCCTTCATATACCCACGCTGAACTGGGTACTATTATTGAATCCGGTACTGGCAGTCAGTTAGTCGACAGAACTACCCAGGCACTCTACTCCCCTGGCTCATCCTTTAAGACCGTTACGCTTGCTGCTGGAATTGATACGCACAAAACCACGCTGGACACCACATACTCAGCTCCAGGAACCATGGAGATTGGCGGCGGAACCATCCACAACTACGCCAACGAGGACATGGGCACCATTCCTCTACGTGAGGCATTTGCTCGCTCTTCAAACACAGCCTTGGCACAGCTTGGTGTAGCACTAGGCGCGGATAATCTGGTCAGCTATGCACGCGCCTTTGGTTATGGCACCGCACTTGGTCAAGATTTCTCAACAACGCCATCGCTAATGCCAAATCCTGCTGAGATGACCACCTGGGAACTTGCCTGGGCATCCTGTGGCCTTCCTGTTGGCGAACACGCAAGTCCCGCAGGACCTCAAACTACCGTCATGCAAAACGCCGTTATTGCAGCTGCAATTGCTAACGGTGGTGTAGTTATGAACCCCTACATTGTTGATCGCGTTCTCTCGCCAGAGGGAGCTGTTGTTTCTACAACGTCACCAAAATCGCTTGGACAAGCTGTGTCTGCAGATACTGCTGCACAGGTTCGAGAAGCAATGTTGGGCGTTGTAGAATCTGGCACTGGCATGGGAGCTCGCGTTCCAGGTGTCAAGATTGCGGGAAAAACAGGTACAGCAGACGTCGAGAATGGTAACTTTAACTCGTTCTTCATTGGTTTTGCACCTTACGACCACCCAACCCTTGTTGTTTCTGTTGTCATCGAGGGCAATGGCGAGAACGTTTTGGGTTACGGTGCTCAAGTTGGTGGACGTGTTCTTGCACAGTGTCTAAACATCCAGGCTTTGGGGGCTGCTTCGTAAATCTCAAAGCATCACGCGACCTTCTCCCTAAGTAGTTAGGTGTGTTCTAAGATGGTAAGTAACGTGGCGAGAAAATCGCACGCTTGATAGGAGTTGAGTTATGCCAGGTAGAATGCTCGGTGGGCGTTACCAGGTTCAAGACAAAATTGGTACCGGTGGAATGGCAACCGTTTACCGCGGACAGGACCAAGTTCTTGGTCGTACTGTTGCCATCAAAATGATGCTGCCACAGTACGCAAATGACCCGTCCTTTGCTGCTCGTTTTAAGCAGGAGGCACAGGCAGCGGCGGCGCTCTCAAGTCCATACATTGTCTCGGTCTATGACTGGGGCAAAGACGGCGAGTCTTACTACATTGTTATGGAGTATCTGCGCGGTACAGACCTTAAGAGCGGCATCCGTAAGCATGGAGCTCTTGATTCCCGTAAGGTCGCTCAGATTGGCTCTCAGATTGCCCAGGCGCTCTCTGTAGCACACCGTCACGACATCATTCACCGTGACATCAAACCACAAAACATCATGGTCCAGCCAGATGGCAACATTAAGGTCATGGACTTTGGCATTGCTCGTGCAAAGAACAGCAGTCTAACCACCGATAACTCTGTTCTCGGTA is a window of Lancefieldella parvula DSM 20469 DNA encoding:
- a CDS encoding FHA domain-containing protein yields the protein MIDLILFAGRVLLVVLLYIFLFSVMRTGIGLVRGQRKDGAIWSVDVEKGVKSLRGLHVDILGPVVIGRSPSSDIVIDEPYVSASHARFTIQGPALVLEDLGSTNGTMVNGHIIEQPVTLRDTDEVQVGDVIMRVGRR
- a CDS encoding Stp1/IreP family PP2C-type Ser/Thr phosphatase; translation: MVSSDTTHISDTPTQEPVSAPGRCELPLDGRGDTEAVSGSNTFISWGARSDVGLVRDHNEDSFLLRTPLFAICDGMGGHAAGEVASSIAVKVIAEQAPSTADDVRLGAAIEAANQEVIDAPAKGVGKPGMGSTASAVLIEGNQMAVAHVGDSRIYLLHHGTLVRITHDHSYVEELIDSGQITADEARTHPSRSVVTRALGSDPDMYADHFSLEVSDGDRIILCSDGLSGMVPDDEIESIAVSNVTPQKAADNLVSAALTYGGSDNITVIVIDVLDDGIADQTRRHLTRGVIATFISFLALFAATIAVFFLFVSSEWYLGINGTTVGVYRGIPTTIAGINMSSLVETTSIEIKDLPDAVQDSLADGIRVKDEDEAHSTVEDYRKQIDDANNRAVKKKEDAQSSGTPTTETTTSTTNSGGE
- a CDS encoding FtsW/RodA/SpoVE family cell cycle protein, which codes for MEKAGGLRRNTELFLLFVGAIPVFLLYAMYMITARSTLSVETMAVPIGLFAAFTVAHIAIRFLAPAADPAILPIVFVLSGIGITMVTRLSPNLAVNQTIWLFISVVVMIVVLAIIRNLDALADYKYSIGILGVILLLLPIVIGQDRYGSRLWISFGPFTFQPGEIAKIAITLFLAFYLALNREALSVSMRSVGPFRIPRFKMLLPLFVMWGISLIVVIFERDLGSALLFFVFFVIMLYVATGRASYVFVSVALLAIGGVILYHFFSHVQTRVNIWLDPFKDPSGDGFQIVQSLYSIADGGLAGTGIDKGMPTLIPVVESDFIFSAIAEEMGLFGGAAIITLFLLLTVRGLATAARAKSDSSAFAAAGLTSVLAFQTFLIIAGVTKLMPLTGVTLPFMSQGGSSLLSSFIIVALLLRAGDEGTGRETELEPSKKVLDSQRLEISSGGAHASSVLHGSHIRGGFDLQSEESGVLGRVALGKRLTNLVTVFTLFFTVLLGNLTFLMVIDAPRLQALPTNNHTIAKSAYVQRGAIITSDGVTLAESVKQDDGTYVRNYPHDGMASHTVGYISTQYGTAGIESSMNETLTGHADHSDWRSALYSMAGINTTGSSVVLTINSQMQAVAEAALQGYSGSIVVMDPSTGAVLAKASSPSYTHAELGTIIESGTGSQLVDRTTQALYSPGSSFKTVTLAAGIDTHKTTLDTTYSAPGTMEIGGGTIHNYANEDMGTIPLREAFARSSNTALAQLGVALGADNLVSYARAFGYGTALGQDFSTTPSLMPNPAEMTTWELAWASCGLPVGEHASPAGPQTTVMQNAVIAAAIANGGVVMNPYIVDRVLSPEGAVVSTTSPKSLGQAVSADTAAQVREAMLGVVESGTGMGARVPGVKIAGKTGTADVENGNFNSFFIGFAPYDHPTLVVSVVIEGNGENVLGYGAQVGGRVLAQCLNIQALGAAS